A section of the Bacteroidota bacterium genome encodes:
- a CDS encoding ABC transporter ATP-binding protein, translating to MAQVIKVEHLSKSYVLRQQKKTSYTTLRDTLAGKARSVFTNPSALISGSTSENFLALDDVSFEVNKGDRVGIIGRNGAGKSTLLKILSRIVEPTKGRITIDGRVASLLEVGTGFHPELTGRENVFLNGSILGMSKAEIKSKFDEIVAFAEIEKFLDTPVKRYSSGMYVRLAFAVAAHLEPEILIVDEVLAVGDAAFQKKCLGKMQDVSGQGRTILFVSHNMEAVQKLCTKGILLEKGRLIQDGPIDAVVKKYLEVFAVGDSMFKISLPDDHEQQQGYAHLMHIEDLKGNPLAEIPIGQPWQIRIYFRLNRTVPQFVIALGLTTLFDMPLRTTWTPPEDLNEGDYEVVFKCDDILFTAGQYKLIVGLSSDRNPFQYVEGAGYLTISDVSTLHNDKQIVNTNSGLIINQMNTVITRISK from the coding sequence ATGGCTCAGGTAATAAAAGTCGAACATCTTAGCAAGAGTTACGTATTGCGACAGCAAAAAAAAACCAGCTATACGACTTTGCGCGATACCCTGGCCGGCAAAGCGCGGTCAGTTTTCACAAACCCATCTGCCTTGATCTCAGGCAGCACAAGCGAAAATTTCCTGGCGCTTGATGATGTCAGTTTTGAGGTAAATAAAGGTGATAGAGTCGGCATTATTGGCCGTAATGGCGCGGGTAAATCAACATTGCTTAAAATACTAAGTCGTATAGTTGAGCCCACAAAAGGCAGGATCACTATTGACGGGCGTGTAGCCAGCTTACTTGAAGTTGGTACAGGGTTCCATCCTGAACTGACGGGCCGCGAGAATGTTTTTTTGAATGGTTCTATTCTCGGGATGAGTAAGGCTGAGATCAAAAGTAAGTTCGATGAGATCGTGGCATTTGCTGAAATAGAAAAGTTTTTAGATACTCCTGTCAAACGCTACTCATCGGGTATGTATGTACGGCTTGCATTTGCTGTCGCGGCACACCTCGAACCTGAAATATTGATCGTGGATGAGGTGTTGGCTGTTGGGGATGCTGCTTTTCAAAAAAAATGTTTGGGAAAAATGCAGGATGTGTCCGGGCAAGGCCGGACAATATTATTTGTGAGCCATAATATGGAGGCGGTACAAAAGCTATGTACAAAAGGAATTCTATTGGAAAAAGGGCGATTAATACAGGATGGACCGATCGATGCTGTAGTAAAAAAATACCTGGAGGTCTTTGCTGTCGGGGATTCCATGTTTAAAATTTCTTTACCTGATGATCATGAACAGCAGCAGGGCTATGCTCATCTTATGCACATTGAAGATCTTAAAGGAAATCCGCTTGCCGAAATACCCATCGGGCAGCCCTGGCAAATAAGGATATACTTCAGGCTGAACAGAACGGTTCCGCAGTTTGTGATCGCGCTTGGCCTTACAACACTTTTCGATATGCCTCTCAGAACTACATGGACACCACCCGAGGATCTCAATGAAGGTGATTATGAAGTTGTTTTTAAATGCGATGACATCCTTTTTACAGCCGGACAGTATAAGTTAATTGTGGGATTGTCGTCCGATAGAAATCCTTTTCAATATGTGGAAGGAGCGGGGTATCTGACTATTTCGGATGTGAGTACGCTTCATAATGACAAGCAAATTGTAAATACCAATAGCGGACTTATTATTAATCAGATGAACACAGTAATCACACGCATAAGCAAATAA
- a CDS encoding methyltransferase domain-containing protein, with translation MRFPFQNKNKVGLSNAITREKWLEKTLKALPPGKKILDAGAGELQFKKFCSHLDYVSQDFGKYESTISNVGLKPENWDNSKLDIVCDIINIPVENDSFDIIMCTEVFEHLPAPILAIKEFTRILKPGGTLIITAPFCSLTHFAPYFFYTGFSKYFYEKHLVDHGFQITEMTPNGNYFEYVAQELRRIPDVALKYTDRKLGFFERRRINKLLPLLEKLSNADSSSSELLHFDFQVVAVKN, from the coding sequence ATGAGATTTCCATTTCAAAATAAAAATAAAGTAGGTCTTAGTAATGCAATTACCAGGGAAAAATGGCTTGAAAAGACACTAAAGGCATTGCCTCCGGGTAAAAAGATACTGGATGCAGGAGCGGGAGAGCTTCAGTTCAAAAAATTCTGCTCCCATCTCGATTATGTAAGCCAGGACTTTGGGAAATATGAATCAACAATAAGCAATGTAGGACTTAAGCCTGAAAATTGGGACAATTCAAAATTGGATATAGTTTGCGATATAATTAATATTCCTGTCGAGAATGATTCGTTTGACATTATTATGTGTACAGAAGTATTCGAGCATCTGCCCGCTCCTATATTGGCGATAAAAGAATTTACACGCATACTGAAACCAGGTGGAACACTTATAATTACGGCTCCTTTTTGCAGTTTAACTCATTTCGCGCCTTATTTTTTTTACACGGGGTTTAGTAAATATTTTTATGAAAAACACCTCGTTGATCATGGTTTTCAGATAACGGAAATGACCCCAAATGGAAATTATTTTGAATATGTAGCGCAGGAATTGCGAAGGATTCCGGATGTGGCGTTAAAATACACTGATCGCAAACTTGGCTTTTTTGAAAGAAGAAGAATTAATAAGCTGCTTCCATTACTTGAAAAACTGAGTAATGCTGATAGTTCATCAAGTGAATTACTGCATTTTGATTTTCAGGTTGTGGCTGTGAAAAATTAA
- a CDS encoding CoA transferase produces the protein MQKIFKNLKVVELANVLAGPSVGMFFAELGANVMKIENKLTNGDITRSWKLPEESTKAATSAYYASVNWGKRSLLLDLSSPKDKKKVIQLLRSADVVITNYKSGDAKKFGMDHASIKKINPEIIYAHISGFGSKDKRVAFDLVLQAESGFLSMNGTSTSGPVKLPVALIDILAAHQLKEAILIALLNRSHTGKGAYVGTSLYESAIASLANQGTNWLLAKHIPKPMGTLHPNIAPYGEIVTCKDNKQLVLAIGSDKQFSTLCIALNAGYILKDKRFSTNSMRIKNRRILLKILKKEFSDFKYTHGQTGTNSRNKKFKGCFFKLLSQKISNKKG, from the coding sequence ATGCAAAAAATATTTAAAAATCTGAAAGTAGTTGAGCTGGCGAATGTTTTAGCGGGTCCGTCTGTAGGAATGTTTTTTGCCGAACTCGGAGCTAATGTTATGAAAATAGAGAACAAGCTGACCAATGGCGATATAACACGATCGTGGAAATTACCGGAGGAATCAACAAAGGCAGCCACATCGGCTTATTACGCCTCGGTTAACTGGGGTAAAAGATCACTCCTGCTTGACCTGTCTTCTCCAAAAGATAAAAAAAAAGTGATCCAGTTACTCAGAAGCGCTGACGTAGTAATAACCAATTACAAGAGTGGTGACGCCAAAAAATTCGGCATGGATCATGCGTCCATCAAAAAAATAAATCCGGAGATCATCTATGCGCATATATCGGGCTTCGGCTCCAAAGACAAACGTGTGGCATTCGATCTTGTCCTTCAGGCAGAGAGCGGCTTTTTATCTATGAATGGAACTTCAACAAGTGGCCCGGTTAAACTACCCGTTGCGTTAATTGACATCTTAGCTGCTCATCAGCTCAAAGAAGCCATTCTGATAGCCCTATTGAACCGATCGCATACAGGAAAGGGCGCTTATGTTGGAACATCATTGTATGAATCAGCCATTGCTTCACTGGCTAACCAGGGCACCAACTGGCTGCTGGCTAAGCATATTCCAAAGCCAATGGGAACCCTGCATCCCAATATTGCTCCATATGGCGAAATAGTCACCTGCAAAGACAACAAACAGCTCGTTTTAGCGATAGGTTCCGATAAACAGTTTTCAACGCTTTGTATTGCATTAAATGCGGGCTATATATTAAAGGATAAAAGATTCAGCACGAATTCAATGCGCATAAAAAACAGGCGTATTTTATTAAAAATACTGAAAAAGGAATTTTCCGATTTTAAGTATACTCACGGCCAAACCGGTACCAATAGCAGAAATAAAAAATTTAAAGGATGTTTTTTCAAACTCCTTAGCCAAAAAATTAGTAATAAAAAAGGGTAA
- the rny gene encoding ribonuclease Y, with translation MNPDITTIIIIAGTGVVALGLGILIAATILRKNIAKKGNLLLKEAEVKAEALKNEKILQAKEKFLQLKTDHEKIISEKNQAIVAAENRTKQKESTISNKLEELQRKQSETDNIKQNLTQQLEILNRKQSEVDKAHKRAVEQLEALSGLSADEAKGQLVESLKAEAKTEAMSYVKDIMDEAKMTANKEAKKIIIQTIQRVSTEHAIENSVSIFNIESDEMKGRIIGREGRNIRALEAATGIEIIVDDTPEAIILSGFDPVRREIARLALHQLVTDGRIHPARIEEIVEKVKKQIDEEIIETGKRTCIDLGIHGLHPELIRMVGRMKYRSSYGQNLLQHSREVANLCAIMAAELGINPKVAKRAGLLHDIGKVPDDEPELPHAILGMKLAEKYKEKPEVCNAIGAHHDEVEMTSLISPIVQVCDAISGARPGARREVVEQYIKRLKDLESLALSYPGVEKSYAIQAGRELRVIVGSEKVTDKDAELLSFNIAQKIQTEMTYPGQVKVTVIRETRAVNIAK, from the coding sequence ATGAATCCGGATATAACAACCATCATTATAATAGCTGGCACAGGAGTTGTGGCGCTCGGCCTGGGAATATTGATCGCGGCAACGATACTCAGAAAGAACATAGCCAAAAAAGGCAACCTGCTACTCAAAGAGGCCGAAGTAAAGGCCGAGGCGCTTAAAAACGAAAAAATATTACAGGCGAAAGAGAAATTTTTGCAGTTAAAGACCGATCATGAAAAGATCATCAGTGAGAAAAACCAGGCAATAGTTGCTGCGGAGAACAGGACTAAGCAAAAGGAGTCCACTATTTCCAATAAACTGGAAGAGCTGCAGCGCAAGCAGAGTGAAACAGACAATATCAAACAAAACCTCACGCAGCAGTTGGAGATATTAAACAGGAAACAATCCGAGGTGGATAAAGCGCATAAGAGAGCAGTTGAGCAACTGGAGGCATTATCTGGTCTGTCTGCCGACGAAGCGAAAGGGCAATTAGTAGAATCACTGAAGGCTGAGGCCAAAACCGAAGCGATGTCGTATGTGAAGGATATTATGGATGAGGCAAAAATGACAGCTAATAAAGAGGCTAAGAAGATCATCATCCAAACCATTCAGCGTGTTTCAACCGAACATGCCATTGAAAATTCGGTATCCATATTCAATATTGAAAGTGACGAAATGAAAGGCCGTATCATTGGCCGTGAAGGCCGTAACATACGTGCACTTGAAGCCGCTACCGGTATTGAGATTATTGTTGATGATACACCGGAGGCTATCATTCTTTCCGGGTTTGATCCGGTTCGCCGTGAAATAGCCCGCCTGGCATTGCACCAGCTTGTTACAGATGGTCGTATTCACCCTGCGCGTATTGAAGAAATCGTGGAGAAAGTGAAAAAGCAAATTGATGAAGAAATTATAGAAACGGGTAAACGCACCTGTATCGATCTTGGTATTCACGGGCTGCATCCTGAGTTGATCCGTATGGTGGGTCGTATGAAATACCGTTCATCTTATGGGCAAAACCTGCTGCAGCATTCACGTGAAGTGGCTAACCTTTGTGCGATAATGGCTGCGGAGCTTGGTATTAATCCTAAAGTAGCCAAACGTGCCGGCCTCTTACACGATATAGGCAAAGTGCCTGATGATGAACCGGAATTGCCGCATGCTATTCTTGGTATGAAGCTGGCCGAAAAATATAAGGAGAAACCCGAAGTTTGTAACGCCATTGGCGCACACCATGATGAGGTGGAAATGACGTCTTTGATTTCTCCGATAGTGCAGGTGTGTGATGCCATATCAGGTGCTCGTCCCGGCGCACGCAGGGAAGTTGTTGAGCAATACATCAAACGTTTAAAAGATCTTGAATCATTGGCATTATCATATCCAGGTGTTGAAAAATCTTATGCAATACAAGCCGGTCGTGAGTTACGTGTTATAGTTGGCAGTGAAAAAGTTACCGATAAGGACGCGGAATTATTATCCTTTAACATTGCACAGAAAATTCAGACTGAAATGACTTATCCCGGACAGGTTAAAGTGACTGTTATAAGGGAAACACGTGCGGTGAATATTGCAAAATAG
- a CDS encoding ABC transporter permease, translating to MTKHRIVIEANSKNANYWKDLWNYRGLFYFLSWRDVLVRYKQTVIGVLWSVLRPLITIVIFTVVFNKLGNFSADGGVPYAIMVCAGMLPWQFFSNAFSESANSLISNSNLLTKVYFPRLIVPASSVIVSIIDFFISFIILIGLFVFYQYSPGWKIIFLPVFLLLATVTAMGSGLFISALNVKYRDFRYIIPFIVQFGLYVSPVGFSSSMVYGSEKIPMAVKYIYSMNPMVGVIDGFRWAILGGQVNLFMPSFIISVFVSLFLLFYGIYYFRKTERGFADIILVLPTLYNGSGNKSRTS from the coding sequence ATGACCAAACACAGAATAGTAATAGAAGCAAATTCGAAAAATGCCAATTATTGGAAAGACCTCTGGAACTACAGGGGTCTTTTCTACTTTTTATCCTGGCGGGATGTGCTGGTAAGATATAAGCAAACTGTTATTGGCGTGTTGTGGAGTGTATTGAGGCCGCTTATTACTATCGTTATTTTCACTGTTGTTTTTAATAAACTTGGCAATTTTTCTGCCGATGGCGGAGTGCCTTATGCGATAATGGTTTGCGCGGGTATGCTGCCCTGGCAATTTTTCTCGAATGCATTCAGTGAATCTGCTAATTCTCTCATAAGTAATTCTAATCTTTTAACGAAAGTATATTTTCCCAGGTTAATTGTTCCTGCAAGTTCTGTCATAGTAAGTATTATTGATTTCTTTATTTCTTTTATCATTCTTATCGGGCTTTTTGTTTTTTATCAGTATTCCCCAGGCTGGAAGATCATTTTTCTGCCAGTCTTTCTTCTCTTAGCAACTGTTACCGCTATGGGTTCGGGATTGTTTATCTCAGCGTTAAATGTGAAGTACCGCGATTTTCGTTACATAATTCCATTCATTGTGCAGTTCGGCTTATATGTATCACCTGTTGGGTTCAGCAGCAGCATGGTTTATGGGAGTGAAAAAATACCAATGGCTGTAAAATATATTTATTCGATGAATCCGATGGTTGGAGTTATTGACGGATTTCGCTGGGCAATACTTGGCGGACAAGTGAATTTATTTATGCCCAGTTTTATTATTTCAGTTTTTGTCAGTTTGTTTTTACTTTTTTACGGAATATATTATTTCCGTAAAACAGAACGTGGTTTTGCCGACATTATATTGGTTTTGCCGACATTATATAATGGCTCAGGTAATAAAAGTCGAACATCTTAG
- a CDS encoding cell division protein ZapA, with translation MKETTISISIAGNSYPVKVKSEDEQVIVKAARLINDKIKALKETYVVSDKRDLLAMCALQLATQNIQMENKTDSDNVHLAHRLVEMESFITDYLKKSN, from the coding sequence ATGAAAGAAACAACCATATCAATATCAATTGCGGGCAATTCTTACCCGGTAAAGGTAAAATCCGAAGATGAGCAGGTTATTGTTAAAGCTGCCCGGTTGATCAATGATAAAATAAAAGCATTAAAGGAAACATACGTGGTAAGTGATAAACGCGATCTGCTCGCCATGTGTGCACTTCAGCTGGCAACGCAGAATATCCAGATGGAAAACAAAACCGACTCCGATAATGTTCATCTGGCCCACCGCTTGGTTGAAATGGAAAGCTTCATTACCGACTACCTCAAAAAGAGCAATTAG
- a CDS encoding glycosyltransferase family 2 protein: protein MAVKEFPLVSILLPVYNAEPYIHNSIQSILDQTYSNWELIIVDDGSTDHSVEVAEAFKDKRIQILKKSNSGMADSLNKAMAIAKGDYIARQDADDISLPERLEKQIRFMLKNTEIGLLGTWSGIINEKGESTRQFHKHPLSSPELKCDLFFDNPFVHSSAIFKRNVIDGCGVYDTTINSLVQDFEYWFRISRKYDVANIGEVLHQYRQLKSGISFSTSDFNAVVAKQSAENMKKVLGTEWHKDIDILSFAYHGAAMTNEQGKETVKRFKSLVEELVERTIPGEDKKVKTRIVNKHLAAFCKQRYNKLIKDNNDSFFKKTYFKISRELWLMTKGTSK from the coding sequence ATGGCAGTCAAAGAGTTTCCCCTCGTAAGCATATTACTTCCTGTATACAATGCTGAGCCATATATCCATAATTCTATCCAAAGTATACTCGATCAAACGTATTCAAACTGGGAATTGATCATTGTTGATGATGGTTCAACCGATCATTCGGTTGAAGTTGCTGAGGCTTTTAAAGACAAGAGAATACAGATATTAAAAAAGAGTAATTCGGGAATGGCTGATAGCCTGAACAAAGCCATGGCAATAGCGAAGGGCGATTATATTGCCCGACAGGATGCGGACGATATTTCGCTTCCGGAAAGATTGGAAAAACAAATCAGATTCATGTTAAAAAATACAGAAATAGGTTTGCTTGGCACCTGGTCCGGAATAATCAACGAAAAGGGAGAGTCAACCAGGCAATTTCATAAGCATCCGCTCAGTTCTCCTGAATTGAAATGTGACCTGTTCTTTGACAATCCATTCGTACACAGTTCGGCTATTTTTAAAAGAAATGTAATCGATGGTTGCGGGGTGTATGATACAACAATTAATTCTCTTGTTCAGGATTTTGAATACTGGTTCAGGATTTCCCGCAAATATGATGTTGCCAATATTGGCGAAGTGCTTCACCAATACAGGCAATTAAAGTCTGGTATCTCCTTTTCAACTTCCGATTTTAATGCGGTCGTGGCAAAACAAAGTGCTGAGAATATGAAAAAAGTTTTAGGTACTGAATGGCATAAGGATATTGATATCCTTTCTTTTGCATATCACGGCGCTGCTATGACAAATGAACAGGGTAAAGAAACTGTTAAAAGATTTAAGAGTCTGGTAGAAGAGCTTGTTGAAAGAACAATTCCGGGGGAAGATAAAAAAGTAAAAACCAGAATCGTTAATAAACATTTAGCTGCTTTTTGTAAGCAGCGCTATAATAAACTGATTAAGGATAATAATGATTCGTTTTTTAAGAAAACATATTTCAAGATAAGCCGGGAGCTTTGGCTAATGACAAAAGGAACATCTAAATGA
- a CDS encoding methyltransferase domain-containing protein: MFFPDRIKNIKPTDRVLEIGPGADPHLRSDVFLEIKLSNPKEYMEQFGHDRKLSTDKPVVFYDGKIFPFKDGEFDYIICSHVLEHVEDVKGFLSELFRVGKGGYMEYPLVYYEYLYNFDVHLNFLKFDGKSLRFMKKGKSHLNEFKPVQDFFYESLKGGHVAVLNELIGLFMEGFEWKGKFNVEEVNDVSKVCHTNSEVPKAKVDYSHTPSAVELTKQLIKKVIKR; encoded by the coding sequence ATGTTTTTCCCCGACCGGATAAAAAATATAAAACCAACTGACCGTGTACTTGAAATTGGTCCCGGAGCTGATCCTCATCTGCGTTCAGATGTTTTTCTCGAGATCAAGCTGAGTAACCCGAAAGAATATATGGAACAGTTTGGCCACGACAGAAAATTGAGTACGGATAAGCCGGTTGTTTTTTATGACGGGAAAATATTTCCATTTAAAGATGGCGAATTCGATTATATTATTTGTTCTCATGTGCTTGAACATGTTGAAGATGTGAAAGGTTTTCTTTCAGAACTATTTCGTGTTGGAAAAGGTGGCTATATGGAGTACCCGCTTGTTTACTATGAGTACCTTTATAATTTTGATGTGCATTTGAATTTTTTGAAGTTTGATGGCAAGTCTCTTCGTTTCATGAAAAAGGGAAAATCACATCTTAATGAATTCAAGCCTGTTCAGGATTTTTTTTATGAATCCCTTAAAGGCGGGCATGTAGCTGTGTTAAATGAACTGATCGGCCTTTTTATGGAAGGGTTTGAATGGAAAGGTAAGTTTAATGTTGAGGAGGTTAATGATGTTTCGAAAGTTTGTCATACCAATAGTGAAGTACCTAAGGCTAAAGTGGATTATTCACATACACCTTCCGCAGTTGAGTTAACGAAGCAATTGATAAAAAAAGTTATAAAAAGATAA
- a CDS encoding M23 family metallopeptidase — MFKIIPALITGLFSQFGLGQDQFPKNYFRSPIDSVIVLAGNFAELRPNHFHGGLDIKTGNREGMPIRSVADGYVSRIKVSTHGYGKVIYITHPNGYVSVYAHLRSFSDTIAAFVKQQQYSQKSFEVELLPKAGEFEVKQGDIIAFSGNTGHSGGPHLHFEIRDEKTEKTINPLLFGLPVKDNVKPHLLKIKIYPADENALINGKNKAISHPVKATKSGYKLALADTTIVSGNIYFGFEGYDTESVRGGKNGIYSAELQLNKKRLYYHEMNVIGFEETRCINSLIDYPDNRNSGNFIQRSCVDPNNKLGIYKDVVNKGILFFNSDSLYQVKYIVKDIFGNISYVEFYVRSKRNKSLPVKVSDNSNPAAVLHCREANKFATEGFRIDLPANILYDDVNFKYHSTKANIPGCYSDIYHIHTADVPVHDFFSISIVPQPVNDSLKKLLTLARINKKGKKEFAGGEWQNGSVTARVKEFGDYVVVSDTIPPSIKPLNISQGKNITKQKNIEVKVNDNFSGIKHFEAYIDGNWILMEYEHKKNSLTYAIDTTKQYSPFDTKSRTHLFKLTVSDGVGNTQTYSVTLSK; from the coding sequence ATGTTCAAAATAATACCTGCTCTTATTACTGGTCTGTTCAGCCAATTCGGGTTGGGTCAGGACCAATTTCCAAAGAATTATTTCAGATCGCCGATTGACTCAGTTATAGTACTGGCCGGTAATTTTGCCGAGCTGCGCCCCAACCATTTTCACGGGGGACTTGATATTAAAACCGGAAACCGGGAAGGAATGCCCATACGCTCCGTGGCTGACGGATACGTTTCAAGAATAAAAGTATCCACGCATGGATATGGCAAAGTCATATATATTACCCACCCAAATGGCTATGTTTCAGTTTACGCTCACCTGAGATCTTTTAGTGATACAATAGCCGCTTTCGTCAAACAACAACAATACTCACAAAAAAGTTTTGAGGTAGAACTTCTGCCCAAAGCCGGCGAGTTTGAGGTTAAACAGGGCGACATAATTGCCTTTTCAGGTAACACAGGCCACTCCGGCGGCCCTCACCTTCACTTTGAAATACGCGATGAAAAGACGGAGAAGACCATTAACCCCCTTTTGTTCGGCTTACCTGTAAAAGATAATGTCAAACCTCATCTGCTGAAAATCAAGATCTACCCTGCGGATGAAAACGCTCTGATAAATGGAAAGAACAAAGCCATTTCACATCCGGTAAAAGCAACTAAAAGTGGTTATAAGCTTGCTCTTGCGGATACAACCATTGTCAGCGGCAATATATACTTTGGCTTTGAAGGCTATGATACTGAATCAGTCAGAGGAGGCAAGAATGGAATATATTCAGCGGAATTACAGTTAAACAAGAAGCGCTTGTATTATCACGAAATGAATGTGATCGGCTTTGAGGAAACCCGCTGCATAAATTCGCTGATCGATTATCCCGACAACCGGAACTCCGGCAACTTCATCCAACGAAGTTGTGTAGATCCCAACAATAAGCTTGGTATATATAAAGATGTTGTGAATAAGGGGATATTATTCTTCAACTCAGACAGCCTGTATCAGGTAAAATATATTGTAAAAGATATATTTGGAAATATCTCCTATGTTGAGTTTTACGTCAGGTCGAAGCGAAATAAAAGTTTACCCGTAAAAGTTTCGGACAACAGCAATCCTGCTGCAGTGTTACATTGCAGGGAAGCCAATAAATTTGCTACGGAAGGTTTCCGGATCGATCTGCCGGCAAATATCCTATACGATGATGTAAATTTCAAATACCACAGTACGAAAGCCAATATCCCCGGTTGTTATTCAGATATATATCACATTCACACCGCCGATGTACCTGTGCATGATTTTTTTTCAATTTCTATTGTCCCTCAACCGGTTAACGACTCATTAAAAAAGCTCCTTACGCTTGCACGGATAAACAAGAAAGGTAAAAAGGAATTTGCGGGAGGAGAATGGCAAAACGGTTCTGTTACTGCCCGGGTAAAAGAGTTTGGCGACTATGTTGTGGTATCAGATACTATTCCGCCATCAATTAAGCCTCTCAATATCAGCCAGGGTAAAAACATCACTAAACAAAAAAATATTGAAGTAAAAGTGAACGACAATTTTTCCGGTATTAAACATTTCGAAGCCTATATTGACGGCAATTGGATATTGATGGAATACGAACATAAAAAAAACAGTCTCACTTATGCTATTGACACAACAAAACAATATTCACCTTTTGACACAAAAAGCCGAACACATTTGTTTAAATTAACGGTGAGCGATGGTGTTGGAAACACGCAGACATATAGTGTTACACTTTCAAAATAG